One window of Stenotrophomonas indicatrix genomic DNA carries:
- a CDS encoding mechanosensitive ion channel family protein translates to MIWQHLQQYLWPIGTALVVGGLGAWAVLALYRRLRGRDRRRARIGRVIGPPLALALPLLLLVPALQATPLPEHTLDQLLRVLHIALTACFIWLLVRAVAAGERAILRSHPIDVSDNLEARRIQTQTRVLSRVLMGGIIVLGASLVLLTFPMVQKIGTALLASAGLIGLVAGIAAKPVFGNLIAGLQIAVTQPIRLDDVVIVEGEWGRVEEIGSSYVVVRIWDERRMVVPLTWFIEHPFQNWTRRSADLLGTAFLWLDYRAPIAAIRSELERICHGQPLWDGRVCVTQVTETSERAIQVRLLVSARSSGDAFDLRCLVRERMLDFLAREHPQSLPQVRARLQRDDELDMPRMRRAGSADVRSPGAEDGEAAIAPVEPSDR, encoded by the coding sequence GTGATCTGGCAACACCTGCAGCAGTATCTTTGGCCGATCGGTACGGCGCTGGTGGTCGGTGGCCTGGGGGCCTGGGCCGTACTGGCGCTGTACCGCCGCCTGCGCGGGCGTGATCGGCGCCGCGCGCGCATCGGCCGGGTGATCGGTCCGCCACTGGCCCTGGCCTTGCCCTTGCTGCTGCTGGTGCCGGCGCTGCAGGCCACGCCATTGCCGGAACACACGCTCGATCAACTGCTGCGCGTGCTGCACATTGCACTGACCGCCTGCTTCATCTGGCTGCTGGTGCGTGCGGTGGCCGCGGGCGAGCGGGCGATCCTGCGCAGCCATCCCATCGATGTCTCGGACAACCTCGAAGCGCGCCGCATCCAGACCCAGACGCGGGTGCTCAGCCGCGTGCTGATGGGCGGCATCATCGTGCTCGGTGCTTCGCTGGTGCTGTTGACGTTCCCGATGGTGCAGAAGATCGGCACCGCACTGCTGGCCTCGGCGGGCCTCATCGGCCTGGTAGCCGGTATCGCCGCCAAACCGGTGTTCGGCAATCTGATCGCCGGCCTGCAGATCGCGGTGACACAGCCGATCCGGCTCGATGACGTGGTGATCGTCGAGGGCGAGTGGGGGCGCGTCGAGGAGATCGGCAGCAGCTATGTGGTGGTGCGCATCTGGGATGAGCGGCGGATGGTGGTGCCGCTGACATGGTTCATCGAGCATCCGTTCCAGAACTGGACGCGACGCAGTGCCGACCTGCTGGGCACGGCTTTTCTTTGGCTGGACTACCGCGCGCCGATCGCGGCGATACGTTCCGAGCTGGAACGCATCTGCCACGGCCAGCCGCTGTGGGATGGACGGGTGTGCGTGACCCAGGTGACCGAAACCAGCGAGCGCGCGATCCAGGTACGGCTGCTGGTCAGTGCGCGCAGTTCCGGTGATGCGTTCGACCTGCGCTGCCTGGTGCGCGAGCGCATGCTGGATTTCCTCGCGCGCGAGCATCCGCAATCGCTGCCGCAGGTGCGCGCGCGTCTGCAGCGGGACGATGAGCTGGATATGCCGCGGATGCGGCGTGCAGGCAGTGCCGACGTGCGTTCACCCGGTGCCGAGGATGGCGAAGCGGCCATCGCGCCGGTGGAGCCGTCGGACCGCTAG
- a CDS encoding amidase, with product MRLSLPPLLSFLIAALTAGLAAGCSPAASTAHAGEPSNNVMPFPYAETEVSELQARMVTGELDSVTLTSAYLKRIAALDRAGPRLRAVIELNPDALKDAAQRDQERRSGRLRGPLHGIPILLKDNINAAPMATSAGSLALQGFRPADAYLVRRLREAGAVVLGKTNLSEWANFRGNDSISGWSARGGQTRNPYRLSHSPCGSSSGSAVAVAANLASVAIGTETDGSIVCPAAVNGVVGLKPTVGLVSREGIIPISFSQDSAGPMTRSVADAAAVLTAIAGRDDADPATATMPGRAVYDYTARLDPQGLRGKRIGLLQTPLLKYRGMPPLVEQAVAELRRAGAVVVPVELPNQGAWADAERIVLLYEFKAGLERYLDTYQAPLRSLAGLIAFNEAHKGQELGLFGQELLQEAEATPGLGDPVYIRARSDARRLAGPEGIDAVLASQKLDALIAPTTGVAWPLRSTGDDFPGESYSVAAVAGYPSLSVPMGQIDGLPAGLLFMGTAWSEPKLIEMAYAYEQRTRARRPPRFDTDALIESGDP from the coding sequence ATGCGCCTGTCCTTGCCGCCCCTCCTGTCCTTCCTGATCGCCGCGTTGACTGCGGGGCTTGCGGCTGGCTGCAGCCCGGCCGCCTCCACCGCACATGCCGGTGAACCCAGCAACAACGTCATGCCCTTTCCCTACGCCGAGACCGAAGTCTCCGAACTGCAGGCGCGAATGGTCACCGGTGAGCTCGACAGCGTCACCCTGACCAGCGCCTACCTCAAGCGCATTGCCGCCCTCGATCGCGCCGGCCCTCGCCTGCGCGCGGTGATCGAACTCAACCCCGATGCCCTGAAGGACGCCGCGCAGCGCGATCAGGAGCGTCGCAGCGGCCGCCTGCGCGGGCCGCTGCACGGCATCCCGATCCTGCTGAAGGACAACATCAACGCCGCCCCCATGGCCACCAGTGCCGGCTCGCTGGCACTGCAGGGTTTCCGCCCCGCCGACGCCTATCTGGTGCGGCGCCTGCGCGAGGCCGGTGCGGTGGTGCTGGGCAAGACCAACCTCAGCGAGTGGGCCAACTTCCGCGGCAACGACTCCATCTCCGGCTGGAGCGCGCGCGGCGGCCAGACCCGCAATCCCTACCGCCTCAGTCATTCGCCGTGTGGCTCCAGCAGCGGCAGCGCGGTGGCCGTGGCCGCCAACCTGGCCAGTGTTGCGATCGGCACTGAAACCGATGGCAGCATCGTCTGCCCTGCGGCGGTCAACGGCGTGGTCGGCCTGAAACCGACCGTCGGCCTGGTCAGCCGCGAAGGCATCATCCCGATCTCCTTCAGCCAGGACTCCGCCGGCCCGATGACCCGCAGCGTCGCCGACGCCGCCGCCGTGCTGACCGCCATCGCCGGCCGCGATGACGCCGATCCCGCCACCGCGACCATGCCCGGCCGCGCCGTCTACGACTACACCGCACGACTGGATCCGCAGGGCCTGCGCGGCAAGCGCATCGGCCTGCTGCAGACACCACTGCTGAAGTATCGCGGAATGCCACCGCTGGTTGAGCAGGCTGTCGCTGAACTGCGCCGCGCCGGCGCCGTGGTGGTGCCGGTGGAACTGCCCAACCAGGGCGCCTGGGCCGATGCCGAGCGCATCGTCCTGCTGTACGAATTCAAGGCGGGACTGGAGCGCTACCTCGACACCTACCAGGCGCCACTGCGCAGCCTGGCCGGATTGATCGCCTTCAACGAGGCACACAAGGGCCAGGAACTGGGCCTGTTCGGCCAGGAGCTGCTGCAGGAGGCCGAGGCGACCCCTGGCCTGGGCGATCCCGTCTACATCCGCGCGCGCAGCGATGCGCGGCGCCTGGCGGGCCCGGAAGGCATCGACGCCGTGCTGGCATCGCAGAAGCTGGATGCGCTGATCGCACCGACAACCGGCGTGGCCTGGCCCCTGCGCAGCACCGGCGATGACTTCCCCGGCGAGAGCTACAGTGTGGCCGCCGTCGCCGGCTACCCCAGCCTGAGCGTGCCGATGGGCCAGATCGATGGCCTGCCGGCGGGGTTGCTGTTCATGGGCACGGCCTGGAGCGAACCGAAGCTGATCGAGATGGCCTACGCATATGAGCAGCGCACGCGCGCCAGGCGTCCGCCGCGCTTCGACACCGACGCATTGATCGAATCAGGCGATCCCTGA
- a CDS encoding DUF2127 domain-containing protein — protein sequence MSQNGYNPDPHRHPGLHVIALLEASKAMLALLAATGLEILGPQPLRDGVNALIRRFSLDPDHGTLPSLLNAINPDAVHLAAAAMIGYGLLHLVEAWGLWKAKAWASWLGCLTASIYLPFDIYAIVRHPGWASWTVLAINLIVVYVLARDLRKRRR from the coding sequence GTGAGCCAGAACGGTTACAACCCGGATCCGCATCGGCATCCGGGCCTCCACGTCATCGCCTTGCTCGAAGCGAGCAAGGCGATGCTGGCGTTGCTGGCGGCCACCGGGCTGGAAATCCTCGGCCCGCAACCGCTTCGCGACGGCGTCAACGCCCTGATCCGGCGTTTCAGTCTGGACCCGGATCACGGCACCCTGCCCTCGTTGTTGAATGCGATCAATCCCGACGCAGTGCACCTGGCCGCAGCGGCGATGATCGGCTACGGCCTGCTGCACCTGGTCGAAGCCTGGGGGTTGTGGAAAGCCAAGGCATGGGCCTCCTGGCTGGGCTGCCTGACCGCCTCCATCTACCTGCCCTTCGATATCTACGCGATCGTCCGCCATCCCGGCTGGGCCTCGTGGACCGTGCTGGCGATCAACCTGATCGTCGTCTACGTGCTGGCGCGCGACCTGCGCAAGCGCCGCCGCTGA
- the typA gene encoding translational GTPase TypA: MSIENLRNIAIVAHVDHGKTTLVDQLLKQSGTLSERTVLAERVMDSNDQEKERGITILAKNTAITWEDKKTGIKNRINIVDTPGHADFGGEVERVLSMVDTVLILVDAMDGPMPQTRFVTQKAFAMGFKPIVVVNKVDRPGSRPEWVIDQVFDLFDKLGATNEQLDFPIVYASALNGYAGLEDTVRDGDMTPLYEAIMQHAPKPEVDPEGPFQMRISQLDYNNFVGVIGIGRIQRGTLKKNMQVAVIDREGKKRNGKVAQVLGFLGLERIEQDTAEAGDIVAISGIPELTISDTLCHPETPEALPALTVDEPTISMTFQVNNSPFAGNKDLSGGKFLTSRQIKDRLDREQVHNVALKVEQLEDADKFLVSGRGELHLSVLIENMRREGYELAVSRPEVIIKQIDGQAMEPIEQLVVDIEEVHQGGVMEKLGTRKGQLKNMESDGKGRVRLEYQIPARGLIGFQNEFKTLTQGSGLLFHVFDHYGPKEQGAIAKRQNGVMIANAPGTTPAYSLGPLQERGKLFAAEGDNVYEGQLVGIHSKDNDLTVNAIKTKPLTNMRASGKDDAIQLTPAIKYSLEQALDFIEDDELVEITPKEIRLRKKFLTESDRKKNSRGG, from the coding sequence ATGTCCATCGAAAACCTTCGCAACATCGCCATCGTCGCCCACGTCGACCATGGCAAGACCACCCTGGTCGACCAGCTGCTGAAGCAGTCCGGCACCCTGTCCGAGCGTACCGTCCTCGCCGAGCGCGTGATGGACAGCAACGACCAGGAAAAGGAACGCGGCATCACCATCCTGGCCAAGAACACGGCCATCACCTGGGAAGACAAGAAGACCGGTATCAAGAACCGGATCAACATCGTCGACACCCCCGGACACGCCGACTTCGGCGGCGAGGTCGAGCGCGTGCTGTCGATGGTCGACACCGTGCTGATCCTGGTCGACGCGATGGATGGCCCGATGCCGCAGACCCGCTTCGTCACCCAGAAGGCCTTCGCGATGGGCTTCAAGCCGATCGTCGTGGTCAACAAGGTCGACCGTCCGGGCTCGCGTCCGGAGTGGGTGATCGACCAGGTCTTCGACCTGTTCGACAAGCTCGGCGCCACCAATGAGCAGCTCGACTTCCCGATCGTCTACGCCTCGGCCCTGAACGGCTACGCCGGCCTGGAAGACACCGTGCGCGACGGCGACATGACCCCGCTGTACGAAGCGATCATGCAGCACGCACCGAAGCCGGAAGTGGACCCGGAAGGTCCGTTCCAGATGCGCATCAGCCAGCTGGACTACAACAACTTCGTGGGCGTGATCGGCATCGGCCGCATCCAGCGCGGCACCCTGAAGAAGAACATGCAGGTCGCGGTGATCGACCGTGAAGGCAAGAAGCGCAACGGCAAGGTCGCGCAGGTGCTGGGCTTCCTGGGCCTGGAGCGCATCGAGCAGGACACCGCCGAAGCCGGCGACATCGTCGCCATCTCCGGTATTCCGGAACTGACCATCTCCGACACCCTGTGCCATCCGGAAACCCCGGAAGCGCTGCCGGCACTGACCGTCGACGAGCCGACCATCTCGATGACCTTCCAGGTCAACAACTCGCCGTTCGCCGGCAACAAGGACCTGTCCGGTGGCAAGTTCCTGACCAGCCGCCAGATCAAGGACCGTCTGGATCGCGAGCAGGTCCACAACGTGGCCCTGAAGGTCGAACAGCTGGAAGACGCCGACAAGTTCCTGGTCTCCGGCCGTGGCGAACTGCACCTGTCGGTGCTGATCGAGAACATGCGTCGCGAAGGCTACGAGCTGGCCGTGTCGCGCCCGGAAGTGATCATCAAGCAGATCGACGGCCAGGCCATGGAGCCGATCGAGCAGCTGGTGGTGGATATCGAAGAAGTCCACCAGGGCGGCGTGATGGAAAAGCTGGGCACCCGCAAGGGCCAGCTGAAGAACATGGAATCGGACGGCAAGGGCCGTGTGCGCCTGGAGTACCAGATCCCGGCCCGTGGCCTGATCGGCTTCCAGAACGAGTTCAAGACCCTCACCCAGGGTTCGGGCCTGCTGTTCCACGTGTTCGACCATTACGGCCCGAAGGAACAGGGCGCCATCGCCAAACGCCAGAACGGCGTGATGATCGCCAATGCCCCGGGCACCACGCCCGCGTACTCGCTGGGGCCGCTACAGGAACGCGGCAAGCTGTTCGCTGCTGAAGGCGACAACGTCTATGAAGGTCAGCTGGTCGGCATCCACTCCAAGGACAACGACCTGACCGTCAACGCCATCAAGACCAAGCCGCTGACCAACATGCGCGCTTCGGGCAAGGACGATGCGATCCAGCTGACTCCGGCGATCAAGTACTCGCTGGAACAGGCCCTGGACTTCATCGAAGACGACGAGCTGGTCGAGATCACCCCGAAGGAGATCCGTCTGCGCAAGAAGTTCCTGACCGAAAGCGACCGCAAGAAGAACTCGCGCGGCGGCTGA
- a CDS encoding peptidylprolyl isomerase: MSLIATFDTTQGPIKVELFADKAPLTVANFVNLVKRGFYDGLIFHRVIPDFMIQGGCPQGRGTGGPGYKFEDEKNGVKHQIGSLSMANAGPNTNGSQFFITHIKTDWLDGKHTVFGQVLEGQAIVDSVKQGDVIHSITLEGDTDAVLAAQAERVGEWNKILAA; this comes from the coding sequence ATGTCCCTCATCGCCACTTTCGACACCACCCAAGGCCCGATCAAGGTCGAGCTGTTCGCCGACAAGGCGCCGCTGACGGTCGCCAACTTCGTGAACCTGGTCAAGCGCGGCTTCTATGATGGCCTGATCTTCCACCGCGTGATCCCCGATTTCATGATCCAGGGCGGTTGCCCGCAGGGTCGTGGCACCGGCGGCCCGGGCTACAAGTTCGAAGACGAGAAGAATGGTGTGAAGCACCAGATCGGCTCGCTGTCGATGGCCAACGCCGGCCCGAACACCAATGGCAGCCAGTTCTTCATCACCCACATCAAGACCGATTGGCTGGACGGCAAGCACACCGTGTTCGGCCAGGTCCTGGAAGGCCAAGCGATCGTTGATTCGGTCAAGCAGGGCGACGTGATCCATTCGATCACCCTGGAAGGCGACACCGACGCCGTGCTCGCCGCCCAGGCTGAGCGCGTGGGTGAGTGGAACAAGATCCTCGCCGCCTGA
- a CDS encoding malate dehydrogenase, protein MKAPVRVAVTGAAGQIGYALLFRIASGEMLGKDQPVILQLLELPVDKAQAALKGVMMELEDCAFPLLAGMVGTDDAEVAFKDADIALLVGARPRGPGMERKDLLLENAKIFTAQGAALNKVAKRDVKVLVVGNPANTNAYIAMKSAPDLNPRNFTAMLRLDHNRALSQLSTKLGKSVAGMEKLVVWGNHSPTMYPDYRFATADGASIADAINDQEWNANTFIPTVGKRGAAIIEARGSSSAASAANAAIDHVRDWVLGSNGKWVTMGVPSDGSYGIPEGVIFGFAVTTENGEYTLVKDLPVDDFSQKYIDKTLAELEEERAGVAHLLG, encoded by the coding sequence ATGAAAGCACCTGTTCGTGTTGCCGTGACCGGCGCCGCCGGCCAGATCGGCTACGCCCTGCTGTTCCGTATCGCCTCCGGTGAAATGCTGGGCAAGGACCAGCCGGTCATCCTGCAGCTGCTGGAGCTGCCGGTCGACAAGGCCCAGGCCGCCCTGAAGGGCGTGATGATGGAACTGGAAGACTGCGCGTTCCCGCTGCTGGCCGGCATGGTCGGCACCGACGACGCCGAAGTCGCCTTCAAGGACGCAGACATCGCCCTGCTGGTCGGCGCGCGTCCGCGCGGCCCGGGCATGGAGCGCAAGGATCTGCTGCTGGAAAACGCCAAGATCTTCACCGCCCAGGGCGCCGCGCTGAACAAGGTCGCCAAGCGTGACGTGAAGGTGCTGGTGGTTGGCAACCCGGCCAACACCAATGCCTACATCGCGATGAAGTCGGCGCCGGACCTGAACCCGCGCAACTTCACCGCCATGCTGCGCCTGGACCACAACCGTGCGCTGAGCCAGCTGTCGACCAAGCTCGGCAAGTCGGTCGCCGGCATGGAGAAGCTGGTGGTGTGGGGCAACCACAGCCCGACCATGTACCCGGACTACCGTTTCGCCACCGCCGATGGTGCGTCGATCGCCGATGCGATCAACGACCAGGAGTGGAATGCCAACACCTTCATCCCGACCGTCGGCAAGCGCGGCGCGGCGATCATCGAAGCCCGTGGTTCGTCCTCGGCTGCTTCGGCCGCCAACGCAGCGATCGACCACGTGCGCGACTGGGTGCTGGGCAGCAACGGCAAGTGGGTCACCATGGGCGTACCGTCCGACGGTTCCTACGGCATTCCGGAAGGCGTGATCTTCGGCTTTGCGGTCACTACCGAGAACGGCGAGTACACCCTGGTCAAGGATCTGCCGGTCGACGACTTCAGCCAGAAGTACATCGACAAGACCCTGGCCGAGCTGGAAGAAGAGCGCGCCGGCGTCGCCCACCTGCTGGGCTGA
- a CDS encoding RluA family pseudouridine synthase, giving the protein MIHLHYIDDALLVAEKPAGLLSVPGRSAENQDCVVARLQAVYADALTVHRLDQVTSGLLLHARGKDMQVALSMQFEKRQVGKRYEAIVQGLLEDDAGEVDLPLIVDWPNRPKQMVDHERGKPALTRWRVLSRDIAAQRTRVELEPITGRSHQLRLHMASLGHPIVGDVLYGADAAQRVHLHARELRFSHPLMGEALAFESATPF; this is encoded by the coding sequence ATGATCCATCTGCACTACATCGACGACGCGCTGCTGGTGGCCGAGAAGCCTGCCGGCCTGCTGTCCGTGCCCGGCCGCTCGGCGGAGAACCAGGACTGCGTGGTCGCGAGGTTGCAGGCCGTGTACGCCGATGCGCTGACCGTGCATCGCCTGGACCAGGTCACTTCCGGCCTGCTGCTGCACGCGCGCGGCAAGGACATGCAGGTGGCGCTGTCGATGCAGTTCGAGAAGCGCCAGGTGGGCAAGCGTTATGAAGCCATCGTGCAGGGGCTGCTGGAAGATGATGCCGGTGAAGTGGACCTGCCGCTGATCGTCGACTGGCCGAACCGCCCGAAGCAGATGGTCGACCACGAACGCGGCAAGCCGGCACTGACCCGGTGGCGCGTGCTGTCGCGTGACATCGCGGCGCAACGCACGCGCGTTGAACTGGAACCGATCACGGGCCGCAGCCACCAGTTGCGCCTGCACATGGCCAGCCTCGGGCATCCCATCGTCGGCGATGTGCTGTACGGCGCAGACGCCGCGCAGCGCGTGCACCTGCATGCACGGGAGCTGCGGTTCAGCCATCCGCTGATGGGCGAGGCGCTCGCGTTCGAGTCTGCGACTCCGTTCTAG
- the prpE gene encoding propionate--CoA ligase — protein sequence MNYEETYRRSIDEPEAFWGEEAKRIHWHKPPQQVLDYSNPPFRRWFVGGQTNLCYNAVDRHLADRPDQLALVAISTETNSTREITYRQLYREVNDFAAVLKHLGVGHGDRVVIYMPNMAEAVFAMLACARIGAVHSVVFGGFAAHNLALRIDDAKPKLLIAADAGMRGGKLIPYKAMVDAACAEAGNPPPHVLIVSRGLDPAEPRIEGRDVEYATLRAQIGQTDVPVQWLESSEPSYLLYTSGTTGKPKGVQRDVGGYAVAMAQSMQTVFDCKPGQVMFSTSDVGWAVGHSYNVYGPLIGGCTSLLYEGLPTNPDPGIWWALCEQYNVRTMFSSPTAIRVLKKHDADFIHRHDLDALKYLFLAGEPLDEPTAHWISDALGKPIIDNYWQTETGWPALTLLPGLDMKPVRFGSPGFPNLGYRMKVIDENTGEEVAAGQKGVLVMTPPLPPGCMSTVWNDDSRFLQSYFSHFKELLYSSLDWAIRDDDGYTFILGRTDDVINVAGHRLGTREIEEAISSHPRVAEAAVIGVKDELKGQVPLVFVTLKQGLDGEDPAAVVAEMMATVTASLGAVARPAHIHVVNALPKTRSGKLLRRSLQALAEQRDPGDLSTLDDPGALEEIRRALGR from the coding sequence ATGAACTACGAGGAAACCTACCGCCGCTCGATCGACGAGCCGGAGGCATTCTGGGGCGAGGAAGCCAAGCGCATCCACTGGCACAAGCCACCGCAACAGGTGCTCGACTACAGCAACCCGCCGTTCCGGCGCTGGTTCGTGGGTGGCCAAACCAATCTCTGCTACAACGCCGTCGACCGGCATCTGGCCGACCGCCCGGACCAGCTCGCGCTGGTCGCCATCTCCACCGAAACCAACAGCACCCGCGAAATCACCTATCGCCAGCTGTATCGCGAAGTGAACGACTTCGCCGCCGTGCTGAAACATCTTGGTGTCGGCCACGGGGATCGCGTGGTGATCTACATGCCGAACATGGCCGAGGCCGTGTTCGCCATGCTTGCCTGTGCACGTATCGGTGCGGTGCACTCGGTGGTGTTCGGTGGCTTCGCCGCGCACAACCTCGCGCTGCGCATCGACGATGCCAAGCCGAAGCTGCTGATCGCCGCCGACGCCGGCATGCGTGGCGGCAAGCTCATTCCGTACAAGGCGATGGTCGATGCCGCCTGCGCCGAAGCCGGTAATCCGCCGCCGCACGTACTGATCGTTTCGCGCGGGCTGGACCCGGCCGAGCCACGCATCGAAGGGCGCGACGTCGAGTACGCCACCCTGCGTGCGCAGATCGGGCAGACCGATGTGCCGGTGCAATGGTTGGAATCGAGCGAGCCCAGCTACCTGCTGTACACCTCCGGCACCACCGGCAAGCCGAAGGGCGTGCAGCGCGATGTCGGTGGCTATGCGGTGGCGATGGCGCAGTCGATGCAGACCGTGTTCGACTGCAAGCCGGGACAGGTGATGTTCTCCACCTCCGATGTCGGCTGGGCCGTGGGCCATTCCTACAACGTGTATGGCCCGTTGATCGGCGGCTGCACCTCGCTGCTGTATGAAGGGCTGCCGACCAACCCTGATCCGGGTATCTGGTGGGCGCTGTGCGAGCAGTACAACGTACGCACGATGTTCTCTTCGCCGACGGCGATCCGCGTGCTGAAGAAGCACGATGCCGATTTCATCCACCGGCACGACCTGGATGCGCTGAAGTATCTGTTCCTGGCCGGCGAGCCGCTGGACGAACCGACCGCGCACTGGATCAGCGACGCGCTGGGCAAGCCGATCATCGACAACTACTGGCAGACCGAAACCGGTTGGCCGGCATTGACCCTGCTGCCCGGGCTGGACATGAAACCGGTGCGTTTCGGCTCACCGGGTTTCCCCAATCTCGGCTACCGGATGAAGGTGATCGACGAGAACACCGGTGAAGAAGTGGCTGCGGGGCAGAAGGGCGTGCTGGTGATGACGCCGCCGTTGCCGCCGGGCTGCATGAGCACGGTCTGGAATGACGACAGCCGCTTCCTGCAGAGCTACTTCAGTCACTTCAAGGAACTGCTGTACAGCTCGCTGGACTGGGCCATCCGCGATGACGATGGCTATACCTTCATCCTCGGCCGCACCGACGATGTGATCAACGTGGCCGGGCACCGTCTGGGCACGCGTGAGATCGAGGAGGCCATCTCCAGTCACCCGCGCGTGGCCGAGGCAGCGGTGATCGGGGTGAAGGACGAATTGAAGGGGCAGGTGCCGCTGGTGTTCGTCACCCTCAAGCAGGGGCTCGATGGCGAAGACCCGGCCGCAGTGGTGGCCGAGATGATGGCCACGGTGACCGCGTCGCTGGGTGCGGTGGCGCGACCGGCGCACATCCATGTGGTCAACGCGCTGCCCAAGACCCGTTCGGGCAAGCTGCTGCGTCGCTCGCTGCAGGCGTTGGCCGAGCAGCGCGACCCCGGCGACCTGTCGACGCTGGACGACCCGGGCGCGCTGGAAGAGATCCGCCGCGCGCTGGGACGCTGA
- a CDS encoding suppressor of fused domain protein, producing the protein MQNDTDTPGWDAINAALAPLYAGQEPRHFGTALPYTLGGQDPLDGISVYWAEAPVPHWHYVTYGLSELYAKESSDAATSGYGFELTFRLVADKGEDAGSTPPAWPMNLLQNLARYVFSSGNVFEDGHHLNANGPIALETDTRLCHLAFVADPQLPARDTANGHLQFLQVVGLTDEEMDAIKRWSTRGVLQVLEPAMPLWITDLQRGNLLDDPALAVQVQAGSEREGSSTGMLFIETLDWRQTAGITTLVLGAGQVGSVGELLPLRVRHGKSLTLVSRERQWEFMPATDGAAAVEGDNVRWALDDAALQAWHDVRPERGTYAVSSTLQVEVVPTFLRDAKGEVIREIG; encoded by the coding sequence ATGCAGAACGACACCGATACACCTGGTTGGGATGCGATCAATGCCGCGCTGGCGCCGCTGTACGCCGGCCAGGAGCCGCGTCACTTCGGTACCGCGCTGCCGTACACGCTGGGTGGCCAGGATCCGCTCGACGGCATCAGCGTGTACTGGGCGGAGGCACCGGTTCCGCATTGGCACTACGTCACCTATGGTCTCTCCGAACTGTATGCAAAAGAGAGCAGTGATGCGGCCACCAGTGGCTATGGTTTCGAGCTGACGTTCCGCCTGGTTGCGGACAAGGGGGAGGATGCAGGCAGCACGCCGCCTGCGTGGCCGATGAACCTGCTGCAGAATCTGGCGCGCTATGTGTTCAGCAGCGGCAATGTGTTCGAGGATGGCCACCACCTCAACGCCAATGGCCCGATCGCGCTGGAGACCGACACCCGTCTTTGCCACCTGGCGTTCGTTGCCGATCCGCAGTTGCCGGCGCGCGACACCGCCAATGGACATTTGCAGTTCCTGCAGGTGGTGGGGCTGACCGACGAGGAAATGGACGCGATCAAGCGCTGGTCCACGCGCGGTGTGCTGCAGGTGCTCGAGCCGGCGATGCCGCTGTGGATCACCGATCTGCAGCGCGGCAACCTGCTGGACGATCCGGCGCTGGCCGTGCAGGTGCAGGCCGGCAGCGAGCGTGAGGGATCCAGTACGGGCATGTTGTTCATCGAGACGCTGGACTGGCGGCAGACGGCGGGCATCACCACGCTGGTGCTGGGGGCGGGGCAGGTCGGCAGCGTGGGTGAACTGCTGCCACTGCGCGTGCGCCACGGCAAGTCACTGACGCTGGTCAGCCGCGAACGGCAATGGGAGTTCATGCCTGCCACCGATGGCGCCGCCGCGGTCGAGGGCGACAACGTGCGCTGGGCACTGGACGATGCGGCGTTGCAGGCCTGGCATGACGTGCGGCCAGAACGCGGAACCTACGCGGTGTCGAGCACGTTGCAGGTTGAAGTGGTGCCGACGTTCCTGCGCGATGCGAAGGGCGAAGTGATCCGCGAAATCGGCTGA
- a CDS encoding glutathione S-transferase N-terminal domain-containing protein, whose product MKLYSKPGACSTADHIALQWTGQPFEVELLNKDTLKGPEFLKINPAGAVPAVVDGDFVLLQNAAIMGYIADSYPQAGLSGDGSARQRAEATRWLAFVNSDVHPAFSPLFSPGKFIADEGRYDAIRAAAHKRLRALFETADRQLADKPWLAGFRSFADPYFYITLRWAAGTKVDLSGLDNLAAYKARMDADPGVQAVLKAEGLA is encoded by the coding sequence ATGAAGCTGTACAGCAAGCCCGGTGCCTGTTCCACCGCCGACCACATCGCCCTGCAGTGGACCGGCCAGCCGTTCGAGGTCGAACTGCTGAACAAGGACACCCTGAAGGGTCCGGAATTCCTCAAGATCAATCCGGCTGGCGCCGTACCGGCGGTCGTCGATGGCGACTTCGTGCTGCTGCAGAACGCGGCGATCATGGGCTACATCGCCGACAGCTACCCGCAGGCCGGTCTCAGCGGCGATGGCAGCGCGCGCCAGCGCGCTGAAGCCACCCGCTGGCTGGCCTTCGTCAACTCCGACGTGCACCCGGCGTTCTCGCCGCTGTTCTCGCCGGGCAAGTTCATCGCCGATGAAGGGCGGTACGACGCGATCCGCGCCGCTGCACACAAGCGCCTGCGCGCGCTGTTCGAGACCGCCGACAGGCAGCTGGCCGACAAGCCGTGGCTGGCCGGTTTCCGCAGCTTCGCCGATCCCTACTTCTACATCACCCTGCGCTGGGCGGCCGGCACCAAGGTCGACCTGTCGGGCCTGGACAACCTGGCCGCCTACAAGGCGCGCATGGACGCCGATCCGGGCGTGCAGGCGGTGCTGAAGGCCGAAGGCCTGGCCTGA